One Streptomyces sp. NBC_00223 genomic window carries:
- a CDS encoding DNA-directed RNA polymerase subunit alpha, with the protein MLIAQRPSLTEEVVDEFRSRFVIEPLEPGFGYTLGNSLRRTLLSSIPGAAVTSIRVDGVLHEFTTVPGVKEDVTDVILNIKQLVVSSEHDEPVVMYLRKQGPGVVTAADIAPPAGVEVHNPDLVLATLNAKGKLEMELTVERGRGYVSAVQNKQQGQEIGRIPVDSIYSPVLKVTYKVEATRVEQRTDFDKLIVDVETKQAMRPRDAMASAGKTLVELFGLARELNVDAEGIDMGPSPTDAALAADLALPIEELELTVRSYNCLKREGIHSVGELVARSEADLLDIRNFGAKSIDEVKAKLAGMGLALKDSPPGFDPTAAADAFGADDDVDAGFVETEQY; encoded by the coding sequence ATGCTGATCGCTCAGCGTCCCTCGTTGACCGAAGAGGTCGTCGACGAATTCCGCTCACGGTTCGTGATCGAGCCGCTGGAGCCGGGCTTCGGCTACACCCTCGGCAACTCACTCCGCCGTACGCTCCTCTCCTCGATCCCGGGTGCGGCTGTCACCTCGATCCGGGTCGACGGCGTTCTGCACGAGTTCACCACCGTGCCGGGCGTCAAGGAGGACGTCACCGACGTCATCCTCAACATCAAGCAGCTGGTCGTCTCCTCGGAGCACGACGAGCCGGTCGTGATGTACCTGCGCAAGCAGGGTCCGGGTGTCGTCACCGCCGCCGACATCGCGCCTCCGGCCGGTGTCGAGGTACACAACCCCGACCTGGTCCTGGCGACGCTGAACGCCAAGGGCAAGCTGGAGATGGAGCTGACCGTCGAGCGCGGTCGCGGCTACGTCTCCGCGGTGCAGAACAAGCAGCAGGGCCAGGAGATCGGCCGGATCCCGGTCGACTCCATCTACAGCCCGGTGCTCAAGGTCACCTACAAGGTCGAGGCGACCCGTGTCGAGCAGCGCACCGACTTCGACAAGCTGATCGTCGACGTCGAGACCAAGCAGGCCATGCGGCCGCGTGACGCCATGGCGTCGGCCGGCAAGACCCTGGTCGAGCTGTTCGGCCTGGCCCGCGAGCTCAATGTCGACGCCGAGGGCATCGACATGGGCCCGTCCCCGACGGACGCGGCGCTGGCCGCGGACCTCGCGCTCCCGATCGAGGAGCTCGAGCTCACCGTCCGTTCGTACAACTGCCTCAAGCGTGAGGGCATCCACTCCGTGGGTGAGCTGGTCGCGCGCTCCGAGGCGGACCTGCTCGACATCCGCAACTTCGGTGCGAAGTCGATCGACGAGGTCAAGGCGAAGCTGGCCGGCATGGGCCTGGCCCTCAAGGACAGCCCGCCCGGATTCGACCCGACCGCCGCCGCCGACGCGTTCGGCGCCGACGACGACGTCGACGCCGGCTTCGTGGAGACCGAGCAGTACTAA
- the rplR gene encoding 50S ribosomal protein L18, producing MAFGVKIAKGKAYKGAALKRRHIRVRKRISGTAERPRLVVTRSNRGIVAQIVDDLAGHTLASASTLDASIRGGEGDKSAKAKQVGQLVAERAKAKGVETVVFDRGGNQYAGRIAALADAAREAGLKF from the coding sequence ATGGCATTCGGTGTGAAGATCGCCAAGGGCAAGGCCTACAAGGGTGCCGCACTCAAGCGCCGCCACATCCGGGTCCGCAAGCGGATCTCGGGTACGGCGGAGCGTCCGCGTCTGGTCGTGACGCGGTCCAACCGCGGCATCGTCGCGCAGATCGTCGACGACCTCGCGGGCCACACGCTCGCGTCCGCGTCGACCCTCGACGCGTCCATCCGCGGCGGCGAAGGCGACAAGAGCGCCAAGGCCAAGCAGGTCGGCCAGCTCGTGGCCGAGCGGGCCAAGGCCAAGGGCGTCGAGACTGTTGTGTTCGACCGCGGCGGCAACCAGTACGCGGGGCGCATCGCCGCCCTCGCGGACGCCGCCCGCGAAGCCGGACTGAAGTTCTGA
- the rpsD gene encoding 30S ribosomal protein S4: MARYTGADCKRCRREKQKLFLKGAKCESAKCPIEIRPYPPGEHGRGRTKDSEYLLQLREKQKCARIYGVLEKQFVNYYKEANQKSGKTGENLLRILETRLDNVVYRAGFAKSRDHARQLVRHGHITVNGRKTDIPSARVAVNDIVEVRERSRNLTPFAVAQGEAGDKTVPAWLEANAGRLRILVHSLPERQVIDTQVQEQLIVELYSK, encoded by the coding sequence ATGGCGCGTTATACCGGGGCCGACTGCAAGCGTTGCCGTCGGGAGAAGCAGAAGCTCTTCCTCAAGGGAGCGAAGTGCGAGAGCGCGAAGTGCCCGATCGAGATCCGTCCTTACCCCCCGGGTGAGCACGGACGCGGGCGCACCAAGGACAGCGAGTACCTGCTTCAGCTGCGTGAGAAGCAGAAGTGCGCGCGTATCTACGGTGTTCTCGAGAAGCAGTTCGTGAACTACTACAAGGAAGCGAACCAGAAGTCCGGCAAGACCGGTGAGAACCTTCTGCGCATCCTTGAGACCCGCCTCGACAACGTGGTGTACCGGGCCGGCTTCGCCAAGTCCCGTGACCACGCCCGTCAGCTGGTCCGTCACGGACACATCACCGTGAACGGCCGCAAGACCGACATCCCGTCGGCGCGCGTGGCCGTGAACGACATCGTCGAGGTCCGCGAGCGGTCCCGTAACCTGACCCCGTTCGCGGTGGCGCAGGGCGAGGCCGGCGACAAGACCGTCCCCGCGTGGCTTGAGGCCAACGCGGGTCGGCTGCGGATTCTCGTGCACAGCCTGCCCGAGCGCCAGGTGATCGACACCCAGGTGCAGGAGCAGCTGATCGTTGAGCTCTACTCCAAGTAA
- a CDS encoding adenylate kinase has protein sequence MRIVLVGPPGAGKGTQAAFLAKNLSIPHVSTGDLFRANISQGTDLGNQAKAFMDAGNLVPDEVTIGMAEDRLDQADAAEGFLLDGFPRNQQQARALDAYLGQHGIKLDGVLDLEVPEDEVVTRIAGRRICRNNSAHVFHVAYKKPKTEGVCDECGGELYQRDDDTEETVRRRLEVYHRETEPIIDYYKQQNLVVTISALGPVAEVTQRAMDALRGE, from the coding sequence ATGCGAATCGTCCTGGTCGGGCCGCCCGGCGCCGGCAAGGGGACGCAGGCCGCGTTCCTTGCCAAGAACCTGTCGATCCCGCACGTCTCGACGGGCGACCTGTTCCGCGCCAACATCAGCCAGGGCACAGACCTGGGCAATCAGGCGAAGGCGTTCATGGACGCCGGAAACCTGGTGCCCGACGAGGTGACCATCGGCATGGCGGAGGACCGGCTGGACCAGGCGGATGCCGCCGAGGGCTTTCTGCTCGACGGCTTCCCGCGCAACCAGCAGCAGGCGAGGGCGCTCGACGCGTACCTCGGGCAGCACGGCATCAAGCTCGACGGTGTGCTCGACCTGGAGGTGCCGGAGGACGAGGTGGTCACCCGGATCGCCGGGCGCCGGATCTGCCGCAACAACAGCGCGCATGTCTTCCACGTCGCGTACAAGAAGCCCAAGACCGAGGGCGTCTGCGACGAGTGCGGCGGCGAGCTGTACCAGCGCGACGACGACACCGAGGAGACCGTCCGCCGGCGCCTGGAGGTCTACCACCGCGAGACCGAGCCGATCATCGACTACTACAAGCAGCAGAATCTTGTGGTGACGATCTCGGCGCTCGGTCCGGTGGCCGAGGTCACCCAGCGGGCGATGGACGCCCTGCGCGGCGAATAG
- the truA gene encoding tRNA pseudouridine(38-40) synthase TruA yields the protein MSDDPAPGWVRVRLDLSYDGAKFSGWAKQRTQRTVQGELESAIQTVLRLPDPVELTVAGRTDAGVHARGQVAHVDLPEDIWAAESGKLRRRLAGRLPWDVRVWRVSQAPAGFNARFSAIWRRYAYRVGDHPGGVDPLLRGHVLWHDRPVDVDAMNVAAKLLLGEHDFAAYCKKREGATTIRTLLDLRWERTAEGIAVATVRADAFCHNMVRALVGAMILVGDGHRPPGFPGEVLAGRVRHSAVNVVRPHGLTLEEVGYPPDDQLAARSREARNLRTLPGCL from the coding sequence GTGAGCGACGATCCGGCACCCGGCTGGGTGCGGGTACGGCTCGACCTGTCCTACGACGGGGCCAAGTTCTCCGGCTGGGCCAAGCAGCGCACCCAGCGGACCGTACAGGGCGAGCTGGAGTCCGCGATCCAGACCGTGCTGCGGCTGCCGGACCCGGTGGAGCTGACCGTCGCGGGCCGTACCGACGCCGGGGTGCACGCCCGCGGCCAGGTGGCCCATGTGGATCTGCCCGAGGATATCTGGGCCGCCGAGAGCGGCAAGCTGCGGCGGCGGCTGGCCGGGCGGCTGCCCTGGGACGTACGGGTCTGGCGGGTGTCCCAGGCGCCGGCCGGCTTCAATGCGCGCTTCTCCGCGATCTGGCGGCGCTACGCGTACCGGGTCGGCGACCACCCCGGCGGCGTCGACCCGCTGCTGCGCGGCCATGTGCTGTGGCACGACCGCCCGGTGGACGTGGACGCCATGAACGTGGCCGCGAAGCTGCTGCTCGGCGAGCACGACTTCGCCGCCTACTGCAAGAAGCGGGAGGGCGCGACCACCATCCGTACCCTGCTCGATCTGCGCTGGGAGCGTACGGCCGAGGGGATCGCGGTCGCCACCGTGCGGGCCGACGCCTTCTGCCACAACATGGTCCGGGCGCTGGTGGGCGCGATGATCCTGGTCGGCGACGGCCACCGGCCGCCCGGCTTCCCCGGCGAGGTGCTGGCCGGCCGGGTACGGCACTCCGCGGTCAATGTCGTGCGCCCGCACGGCCTGACCCTGGAGGAGGTCGGTTACCCGCCCGACGACCAGCTGGCCGCCCGCAGCCGCGAGGCCCGCAATCTGCGGACGCTGCCCGGCTGCCTCTGA
- the rplQ gene encoding 50S ribosomal protein L17 codes for MPQPAKGARLGGSAAHEKLLLANLAKALFEHGRITTTEAKARRLRPVAERLITKAKKGDMHNRRQVLQTITDKSIVHTLFTDIGPRYENRPGGYTRITKIGNRRGDNAPMAVIELVEALTVQQSAVGEAEAATKRSAKDAAGDEALAEIKKDAPVEDAVPAEADEESKDA; via the coding sequence ATGCCTCAGCCCGCCAAGGGTGCCCGTCTGGGCGGCAGCGCCGCGCACGAGAAGCTGCTTCTCGCGAACCTCGCGAAGGCCCTTTTCGAGCACGGCCGCATCACCACCACCGAGGCCAAGGCGCGCCGACTGCGCCCGGTCGCGGAGCGCCTGATCACCAAGGCGAAGAAGGGCGACATGCACAACCGTCGCCAGGTGCTTCAGACGATCACGGACAAGAGCATCGTGCACACGCTCTTCACCGACATCGGTCCGCGCTACGAGAACCGCCCGGGTGGCTACACCCGGATCACCAAGATCGGCAACCGTCGTGGCGACAACGCCCCGATGGCGGTCATCGAGCTGGTCGAGGCGCTGACCGTGCAGCAGTCCGCGGTCGGCGAGGCCGAGGCCGCCACCAAGCGTTCCGCCAAGGACGCCGCCGGTGACGAGGCCCTGGCCGAGATCAAGAAGGACGCCCCCGTCGAGGACGCCGTCCCGGCCGAGGCCGACGAGGAGTCCAAGGACGCCTGA
- the rpmD gene encoding 50S ribosomal protein L30, with the protein MARLKVTQTKSYIGSKQNHRDTLRSLGLKRLNDVVVKEDRPEIRGMVRTVRHLVTVEEVD; encoded by the coding sequence ATGGCGCGTCTCAAGGTCACGCAGACCAAGTCCTACATCGGCAGCAAGCAGAACCACCGTGACACCCTGCGTTCGCTCGGCCTGAAGCGGCTGAACGACGTCGTGGTCAAGGAGGACCGCCCGGAGATCCGCGGCATGGTCCGTACCGTCCGCCACCTCGTCACGGTCGAGGAGGTCGACTGA
- the secY gene encoding preprotein translocase subunit SecY, producing MLTAFARAFRTPDLRKKLLFTLAIMVVYRLGAHVPVPGIDYSVVNACIKSTKGNNSLFGLVNMFSGGALLQLTIFALGIMPYITASIILQLLTVVIPRLEALKKEGQAGTTKITQYTRYLTVALAVLQGTGLVATARSGNLFSQCQQGGDIVPNQSIFTTVTMVTTMTAGTVVIMWLGELITDRGIGNGMSILMFVAIAAGFPGSLWAIKVSGKIAGGWVEFLAVIAIGLVIVGLVVFVEQAQRRIPVQYAKRMIGRRSYGGTSTYIPLKVNQAGVIPVIFASSLLYIPALIVQFSGSTAGWAQWISRNFTKGDHPTYMAAYFLLIVFFAFFYVAISFNPEEVADNMKKYGGFIPGIRAGRPTAEYLSYVLNRITWPGALYLGLIALVPTVAIAVFNGSNGNFPLGGTSILIIVGVGLETVKQIESQLQQRNYEGFLR from the coding sequence GTGCTCACCGCGTTCGCCCGGGCGTTCAGGACGCCCGACCTGCGCAAGAAGCTGTTGTTCACGCTGGCCATCATGGTGGTCTACCGCCTCGGCGCCCACGTTCCCGTTCCCGGGATCGACTATTCGGTCGTCAACGCGTGCATCAAGAGCACGAAGGGCAACAACAGCCTCTTCGGCCTGGTGAACATGTTCAGTGGCGGCGCGCTGCTCCAGCTGACCATCTTCGCGCTGGGAATCATGCCGTACATCACGGCGAGCATCATCCTCCAACTGCTGACGGTGGTGATCCCCCGCCTGGAGGCCCTCAAGAAGGAGGGCCAGGCCGGCACCACCAAGATCACGCAGTACACCCGTTACCTGACCGTCGCGCTCGCGGTGCTCCAGGGTACGGGCCTGGTGGCCACCGCCCGTTCCGGCAACCTGTTCTCGCAGTGCCAGCAGGGCGGCGACATCGTCCCGAACCAGTCGATCTTCACCACGGTCACGATGGTCACGACGATGACCGCCGGCACCGTGGTGATCATGTGGCTCGGTGAGTTGATCACCGACCGCGGTATCGGCAACGGCATGTCGATCCTGATGTTCGTCGCCATCGCGGCCGGCTTCCCCGGCTCCCTGTGGGCGATCAAGGTCTCCGGCAAGATCGCGGGCGGCTGGGTCGAGTTCCTGGCGGTCATCGCGATCGGCCTGGTGATCGTCGGCCTGGTGGTCTTCGTCGAACAGGCGCAGCGCCGTATCCCGGTGCAGTACGCCAAGCGCATGATCGGCCGGCGGTCGTACGGCGGCACGTCCACGTACATCCCGCTCAAGGTGAACCAGGCCGGTGTCATCCCGGTCATCTTCGCCTCGTCGCTGCTCTACATCCCGGCGCTGATCGTCCAGTTCTCCGGATCGACGGCCGGCTGGGCGCAGTGGATCAGCCGCAACTTCACCAAGGGCGACCACCCGACGTACATGGCGGCCTACTTCCTGCTGATCGTCTTCTTCGCCTTCTTCTACGTCGCGATCTCCTTCAACCCCGAAGAAGTTGCCGACAATATGAAGAAGTATGGTGGGTTCATCCCGGGCATCCGGGCCGGTCGACCCACCGCCGAGTACCTCAGTTACGTGCTCAATCGCATCACGTGGCCCGGGGCGCTCTATCTGGGACTCATCGCGCTCGTACCGACGGTCGCCATCGCGGTCTTCAACGGGAGCAACGGCAACTTCCCTCTGGGTGGCACCAGCATCCTCATCATCGTCGGTGTGGGTCTGGAGACCGTGAAGCAGATCGAGAGCCAGCTCCAGCAGCGTAACTACGAAGGGTTCCTCCGCTGA
- the rpmJ gene encoding 50S ribosomal protein L36: MKVKPSVKKICDKCKVIRRHGRVMVICDNLRHKQRQG, from the coding sequence ATGAAGGTCAAGCCGAGCGTCAAGAAGATCTGCGACAAGTGCAAGGTGATCCGCCGCCACGGCCGGGTCATGGTCATCTGCGACAACCTGCGCCACAAGCAGCGCCAGGGCTGA
- the rpsM gene encoding 30S ribosomal protein S13: protein MARLSGVDLPREKRVEIALTYVFGIGRSRSQQVLKDTGVNPDIRVRDLSEEDLVKLREYVDANFKTEGDLRREVQADIRRKVEIGCYQGLRHRRGLPVHGQRTHTNARTRKGPRRAIAGKKKPGKK from the coding sequence ATGGCACGCCTTTCAGGCGTTGACCTCCCGCGCGAGAAGCGCGTGGAGATCGCCCTCACCTACGTCTTCGGCATCGGGCGTTCGCGCTCGCAGCAGGTGCTGAAGGACACCGGTGTGAACCCCGACATCCGCGTCCGCGACCTTTCCGAGGAAGACCTCGTCAAGCTGCGCGAATACGTGGACGCGAACTTCAAGACCGAGGGTGACCTCCGTCGCGAGGTGCAGGCCGACATCCGCCGCAAGGTGGAGATCGGCTGCTACCAGGGGCTGCGCCACCGCCGGGGCCTGCCGGTCCACGGCCAGCGCACGCACACCAACGCCCGCACCCGCAAGGGCCCGCGTCGCGCCATCGCCGGTAAGAAGAAGCCGGGCAAGAAGTAG
- the infA gene encoding translation initiation factor IF-1: MAKKQGAIEIEGTVIESLPNAMFKVELQNGHKVLAHISGKMRMHYIRILPDDRVVVELSPYDLTRGRIVYRYK; this comes from the coding sequence ATGGCCAAGAAGCAAGGCGCCATCGAAATCGAGGGCACCGTGATCGAGTCTCTGCCGAATGCGATGTTCAAGGTGGAGCTGCAGAACGGTCACAAGGTCCTCGCGCACATCAGCGGCAAGATGCGGATGCACTACATCCGTATCCTCCCGGATGACCGGGTCGTGGTGGAGCTGTCTCCCTACGACCTGACGCGCGGACGGATCGTCTACCGATACAAGTAG
- the map gene encoding type I methionyl aminopeptidase, which translates to MVEIKTPEQIAKMRAAGLVVAAIHEATRAAAVPGATTKDLDEVAAKVIADHGAKPNFLGYGGFPGNICTSVNDVVVHGIPDRSTVLKDGDIIAIDAGAIVDGWHGDAAFTCFVGSGHSPELIELSRVTEESMWAGIAAFRKGNRLEDISRAIESYIRRQPRPASGKYGIVEEYGGHGIGSEMHMDPHLLNYVTKKRGRGIKLVPGVCLAIEPMVTLGSPRTHVLDDEWTVKSDDGSWSSHWEHSIALTEQGPLVLTAPDGGRAKLAEYGVTAGPDPLA; encoded by the coding sequence ATGGTGGAGATCAAGACCCCGGAGCAGATCGCCAAGATGCGCGCGGCAGGGCTGGTGGTCGCGGCGATCCACGAGGCGACCCGCGCGGCGGCGGTGCCCGGCGCCACTACGAAGGACCTGGACGAGGTCGCCGCCAAGGTCATCGCCGACCACGGCGCGAAGCCCAACTTCCTGGGCTACGGCGGCTTCCCCGGCAACATCTGCACGTCGGTCAACGACGTGGTGGTGCACGGCATCCCGGACCGCAGCACCGTGCTCAAGGACGGCGACATCATCGCCATCGACGCGGGCGCGATCGTGGACGGCTGGCACGGCGACGCGGCCTTCACCTGCTTCGTCGGCAGCGGCCACTCGCCCGAGCTGATCGAGCTGAGCCGGGTCACCGAGGAGTCCATGTGGGCCGGCATCGCCGCCTTCCGCAAGGGCAACCGGCTGGAGGACATCTCCCGCGCGATCGAGTCGTACATCCGCCGCCAGCCGCGGCCCGCCTCCGGCAAGTACGGCATTGTCGAGGAGTACGGCGGACACGGCATCGGCAGCGAGATGCACATGGACCCGCACCTGCTGAACTACGTGACCAAGAAGCGCGGCCGCGGCATCAAGCTGGTCCCGGGGGTGTGCCTGGCCATCGAGCCGATGGTGACCCTGGGCTCCCCGCGTACCCATGTGCTGGACGACGAGTGGACCGTGAAGTCCGACGACGGCTCCTGGTCCTCGCACTGGGAGCACTCGATCGCCCTCACAGAACAGGGCCCGCTGGTCCTCACCGCCCCCGACGGGGGCCGGGCCAAACTGGCGGAGTACGGAGTGACGGCGGGCCCCGACCCGCTGGCCTGA
- the rplO gene encoding 50S ribosomal protein L15, giving the protein MGDNPIKIHNLRPAPGAKTAKTRVGRGEGSKGKTAGRGTKGTKARYQVPERFEGGQMPLHMRLPKLKGFKNPFRTEYQVVNLDKLATLYPEGGEVTVADLVAKGAVRKNQLVKVLGTGEISVAVQVTVDAASGSAKEKITAAGGTVTELV; this is encoded by the coding sequence ATGGGTGACAACCCGATCAAGATCCACAACCTCCGTCCCGCTCCGGGAGCCAAGACCGCCAAGACCCGTGTGGGTCGAGGCGAGGGCTCCAAGGGCAAGACGGCCGGTCGTGGCACCAAGGGCACCAAGGCCCGCTACCAGGTTCCGGAGCGCTTCGAGGGCGGGCAGATGCCCCTCCACATGCGGCTCCCGAAGCTCAAGGGCTTCAAGAACCCGTTCCGCACCGAGTACCAGGTCGTCAACCTCGACAAGCTCGCGACCCTCTACCCCGAGGGTGGCGAGGTGACCGTGGCCGACCTGGTCGCCAAGGGCGCGGTACGCAAGAACCAGCTCGTCAAGGTGCTCGGCACCGGCGAGATCTCCGTGGCTGTGCAGGTGACCGTTGACGCGGCCTCCGGCTCCGCCAAGGAGAAGATCACCGCCGCCGGCGGTACCGTGACCGAGCTCGTCTGA
- the rpsK gene encoding 30S ribosomal protein S11, translating into MPPKGRQGAAKKVRRKEKKNVAHGHAHIKSTFNNTIVSITDPSGNVISWASAGHVGFKGSRKSTPFAAQMAAESAARRAQEHGMRKVDVFVKGPGSGRETAIRSLQATGLEVGSIQDVTPTPHNGCRPPKRRRV; encoded by the coding sequence ATGCCTCCTAAGGGCCGTCAGGGCGCAGCCAAGAAGGTGCGCCGCAAGGAAAAGAAGAACGTCGCTCATGGGCACGCCCACATCAAGAGCACGTTCAACAACACGATCGTCTCGATCACCGACCCCTCGGGCAACGTGATCTCCTGGGCCTCCGCCGGTCACGTCGGCTTCAAGGGCTCGCGCAAGTCCACCCCCTTCGCCGCGCAGATGGCCGCCGAGTCGGCCGCCCGCCGGGCGCAGGAGCACGGCATGCGCAAGGTGGACGTCTTCGTCAAGGGTCCCGGCTCCGGCCGTGAGACCGCGATCCGCTCCCTCCAGGCCACCGGCCTTGAGGTCGGCTCGATCCAGGACGTCACCCCGACCCCGCACAACGGCTGCCGCCCGCCGAAGCGCCGCCGCGTCTGA
- the rpsE gene encoding 30S ribosomal protein S5, producing the protein MAGPQRRGSGAGGGERRDRKDRRDGGQQAEKTAYVERVVAINRVAKVVKGGRRFSFTALVVVGDGDGTVGVGYGKAKEVPAAIAKGVEEAKKHFFKVPRIQGTIPHPIQGEKAAGVVLLKPASPGTGVIAGGPVRAVLECAGIHDVLSKSLGSDNAINIVHATVAALQGLQRPEEIAARRGLPIEDVAPAALLRARAGVGV; encoded by the coding sequence ATGGCTGGACCCCAGCGCCGCGGAAGCGGTGCCGGTGGCGGCGAGCGACGGGACCGTAAAGACCGGCGGGACGGCGGCCAGCAGGCCGAGAAGACCGCCTATGTCGAGCGAGTCGTCGCGATCAACCGCGTCGCCAAGGTAGTGAAGGGTGGTCGTCGCTTCAGCTTCACCGCGCTGGTCGTGGTGGGCGACGGTGACGGCACCGTGGGCGTCGGCTACGGCAAGGCCAAGGAGGTGCCGGCCGCCATCGCCAAGGGTGTGGAGGAGGCCAAGAAGCACTTCTTCAAGGTCCCCCGTATCCAGGGCACCATCCCGCACCCGATCCAGGGTGAGAAGGCGGCCGGTGTCGTCCTGCTCAAGCCGGCCTCCCCCGGTACCGGCGTCATCGCCGGTGGCCCGGTGCGTGCCGTGCTGGAGTGCGCGGGCATCCACGACGTGCTGTCCAAGAGCCTCGGCTCGGACAACGCGATCAACATCGTGCACGCCACCGTGGCGGCGCTCCAGGGCCTTCAGCGGCCCGAGGAGATCGCGGCCCGCCGTGGCCTGCCCATCGAGGACGTCGCGCCCGCGGCTCTGCTGCGCGCCCGTGCCGGAGTGGGTGTGTGA